One part of the Stigmatopora argus isolate UIUO_Sarg chromosome 8, RoL_Sarg_1.0, whole genome shotgun sequence genome encodes these proteins:
- the LOC144078420 gene encoding uncharacterized protein LOC144078420, which translates to MRAISVKEEYEEELCQFKMDNQEQRLLLNAVSKANRVGSRGADVSKNIFPEQQDSEFPDIKKEVSGHSHCEKSQAGSHIAPMSHFSDTNNEQSKGTRHKSDSTGTTTNAGNGCGNKNTEQPMCLSRKSLADVHQSEADSFSYSEDSYACEMNTEQQSPLSLVMLEEEEHQAEDSFSYTTESFLCQMPRCTKSFHGRELPQHQRDLIVQRYQSGDGYKRISKALNIPWNTVKSVLVRWKKNGTTVTLPRSGRPSKIDEKTRKELVREVVKRPTATLKELQEFLANTGCSVHATTISRILHKSGLWGRVAR; encoded by the exons ATGCGTGCAATCAGTGTGAAGGAGGAGTACGAAGAAGAGCTCTGCCAATTTAAAATGGACAACCAGGAGCAACGATTGTTGTTAAATGCCGTTTCCAAGGCGAATCGAGTGGGCTCACGGGGAGCAG ACGtcagtaaaaatatatttcctgaGCAGCAGGACTCTGAGTTCCCCGACATCAAAAAAGAAGTATCTGGTCACAGCCACTGTGAAAAATCACAAGCAGGAAGCCACATTGCTCCAATGTCACACTTTTCTGACACAAATAATGAACAATCGAAAG GTACCAGACATAAGTCTGATAGCACTGGAACCACAACCAACGCTGGCAATGGATGTGGAAATAAA AACACAGAGCAGCCAATGTGTCTTTCCAGGAAAAGTTTAGCTGATGTGCACCAGTCAGAAGCAGATTCCTTTTCTTACAGTGAAGATAGTTATGCATGTGAAATG AACACTGAGCAGCAGAGTCCTCTCTCTTTGGTAATGTTAGAGGAAGAAGAACACCAGGCAGAAGATTCATTTTCTTACACCACAGAGTCTTTTCTGTGTCAAATG CCACGGTGTACTAAGAGCTTCCACGGCCGAGAACTTCCACAGCATCAGAGGGATCTGATTGTCCAAAGGTACCAGTCGGGAGATGGGTACAAAAGAATTTCCAAGGCATTAAACATACCGTGGAACACAGTGAAGAGTGTCCTTGTGAGGTGGAAGAAAAATGGCACAACAGTGACTCTACCAAGAAGTGGACGTCCCTccaaaatagatgaaaagacGAGAAAAGAACTGGTCCGGGAGGTTGTTAAGAGGCCAACGGCAACATTAAAGGAGCTTCAGGAATTTCTGGCAAATACGGGTTGTTCAGTACATGCAACAACAATTTCCCGTATACTTCATAAATCTGGACTATGGGGTAGGGTGGCAAGGTAA